CCGTGATGATTATCCCCTTTTTTAAAAATAAAAGTTGGCAGCAAGGCATCAATACCACCGCTTTGGTCCTCTCTACGGCCTATATGGCCCTTACTTTTGGCATTAAGGCAAAGGTCAATGCGGTCGTTAGCGAAAATATTAAGGCCCAAAATATAGAAGAACTTAGCTATGTGACTTATCCCACGATTCTCAATTGTATGCTCTGGCAAACGACTATCGAAACCGCCGATGCCTATTATTATGGGGTCTATTCTATCTGGGATGAGGATAGCAAAATAAAGTTCCAAAAGTTACCCAAACAACATCAGTTGCTGGACCGCTGGAAAGGTCATGAGTTTGTCGATATTCTCCTCTGGTTTTCGCAAGGCTATTATAATGTTACCGAAAATCCAGACGGTAGCCTGCAGTTTAATAATCTTCGCTTTGGCCTGATGGGCTTTGGCCTCTTAGAGGATAGCGATGGCTATATTTTTAAGTTTAAATTGGCCGAAAAAGATGGCGAGCTAAGCGTAGAACAGGTCCGTGATATGGATAAATTACAACCTAAGTTGCTCTTCTCTTTGCTCTGGAATCGCATTTGGGATAAACATCCTGCTGTCAATAAGTAAGTATTTTTTTGGGGCCTCCTGCCTGCGGCAGGCGCTACGTTTCGCAGCTCGCTATTCGCTCGGCCCTTCGCCAGCTTCGCTGGCTCGGTCTGGCCTTCGGCCACTGCTACACATCGCTAGGCCGGCCAGGGCTACACATCGGTTACTCCCTTCGGTCGTCGAAGACGCCTTAAAGGGCTTGTTGTGGCCATTTGGCCTGCGGCCAGTGCGGCAAAGCCGCCCTCTTTCCATACGCTAAAATTAGTTGATTATGTCTCTTCTTCATCCGCTCCAATTGGGCCCATTAACACTGAAAAATGCGGTTTTTATGGCGCCGCTCACTCGCTGCCGAGCCGATAATCCAGAAAGGCTGCCCACGGCCTTGCATCAGGAGTATTATGCGCAGCGAGCTACAGCTGGTCTCCTTATTTCAGAGGGCTTGCCCATTTCTGATCGAGCTGGGGGCTATTTGTTTGTGCCCGGCATTTATACTCCCGCTCAGGTAGAGGCTTGGAAAGCCGTAACGGCTGCCGTAAAAGCTAAAGGCGGCCATTTCTTTGCCCAAATTTGGCATGTGGGCCGAGTTTCTCATCCCGATCTGATGAATGGACAAGCACTTCTGGCCCCTTCAGCTATTGCTACGGGCAGTAAGAGCCGAACCTATGAAGGGCTCAAGCTTTCTCCGGTTCCCAAGGCTATGGACCAAGAAGATATTCAAACCGTAATTAGCCAGTTTAAGCAGGCGGCCGCCAATGCCTTGGCCGCTGGCTTTGATGGGGTAGAGCTGCATACGAGTAATGGCTATCTCTTTCATCAGTTTTTTGCCAATTCGGCCAACCAACGCCAAGATGAATATGGCGGCAGTATTCCCAATAGAGCCCGCTTCCTCTTTGAGGTCCTCGAGGCGGTCCAAGAAGTTTGTCCCCTAGAAAGAGTGGGCCTGCGCTTTAACCCTATGCTCGATGGGCATATCGGTATTGAGGTAGATGAAGAAACCATCCCTTTCTTTGATTATCTCTTAGATAAGCTCAATGATTATCCCTTGGCCTATGTGCATCTAAGTCGGCCGGGCCAAGCTTTTGCCCACCGCCAACTGGCTGAAAAAGAGAAGGACCCCAATTTGTTTATTCAAGATGTTATTGGCCATTATCGCAAAATTTATAAGGGCGTTTTAGTGGCCAATGGCGGCTATACGGCCCAAACTGCCCAAGAGGAATTGGCCCAAAATAGAGCAGATGCTATCGCTTTTGGCAAAGCCTTTATCTCTAATCCCGATTTGGTCCAAAGAATAGAGCAAAATGCAGCCTGGGCGCCCTGGAATCCCGATACTTTTTATACTCAAGGCCCAGAAGGCTATACCGATTATCCCTTTTTATCAGAGGGCTAGCATAAAAAAGGAGCAAGCGTAATTTTCGCTTGCTCCTTGCTTTTAGGGCCTGGCTCTATTCATAATTAGAGCCTTCTTCTAGGTACTCTAAAAATTCTTTTCGGTAGATGTCAGGCAGACAGCCTTCTTGGCCTTCTAGTAGGCAACCCACCGGAATCTCTGGATAAAGTTGGTCATATCTGCGGACCTCACTCATAGAAATCCGTCGAAGAATATGTTTTCTAGATAGTTCTGAGGGTTCTTTCATGCCTGCCGCTGCTAGTAGTTCAACTAAAGCATGCACGGTCTTTTTATGAAAGGAGTAAATCCGCTCGGCCTTATCTGGAACATGAAGGCCTTTCATTAGTTGTTTGTTTTGGGTGGCTACGCCTGTAGGGCATTTGTTGGTATGGCATTCTAGGGCCTGAATACAACCCACGGCCATCATCATGGCGCGGGCACTATAACAAGCATCGGCGCCTAGGGCCAAGGTTTTGGCCAAATCAAAGCCACAGCTAATTTTACCTGCAGCCAAGACCTTAATATCCTTTTTGAGGTCAAAGCCCCGAAGAGTGTCTACGGCAAAGCTCAGCCCATCGCGTAGGGGCATTCCTAGGGAGTCTGAAAATTCTACAGGAGCGGCACCAGTTCCCCCTTCTCCACCATCAATAGTAATAAAGTCGGGCTTGATGCCTGTTTTGACCATGGCTTTGCAAAGGTCATAAAACTCAATTTCAGAGCCAATACAGAGCTTAAAGCCAATGGGCCGGCCCTTAGACAACTGCCGAAGCTGGGCCACAAACTGCAGCAGCCCCTCTGGTCCCTGAAAAGCTTTGTGGTAGGGTGGCG
This genomic interval from Saprospira grandis contains the following:
- a CDS encoding metal-dependent hydrolase — encoded protein: MDSLTQAVLGAACGQAVLGRKIGPKALAWGAIAGTLPDLDVISRVFSEHEIYGLLYHRGLTHSIFITLLAPPLLGYLAHKQRGVVAVLFGLLLVLFMGGMGLKEESTVLQGIGLFILAITAWVGWRYWGSKNPPKLQEEPGWKSWSWMFFWAILTHWLIDAGTSYGTQIFEPFSSYRFSFNNIAIADPLYTLPLLLAVMIIPFFKNKSWQQGINTTALVLSTAYMALTFGIKAKVNAVVSENIKAQNIEELSYVTYPTILNCMLWQTTIETADAYYYGVYSIWDEDSKIKFQKLPKQHQLLDRWKGHEFVDILLWFSQGYYNVTENPDGSLQFNNLRFGLMGFGLLEDSDGYIFKFKLAEKDGELSVEQVRDMDKLQPKLLFSLLWNRIWDKHPAVNK
- a CDS encoding alkene reductase, with product MSLLHPLQLGPLTLKNAVFMAPLTRCRADNPERLPTALHQEYYAQRATAGLLISEGLPISDRAGGYLFVPGIYTPAQVEAWKAVTAAVKAKGGHFFAQIWHVGRVSHPDLMNGQALLAPSAIATGSKSRTYEGLKLSPVPKAMDQEDIQTVISQFKQAAANALAAGFDGVELHTSNGYLFHQFFANSANQRQDEYGGSIPNRARFLFEVLEAVQEVCPLERVGLRFNPMLDGHIGIEVDEETIPFFDYLLDKLNDYPLAYVHLSRPGQAFAHRQLAEKEKDPNLFIQDVIGHYRKIYKGVLVANGGYTAQTAQEELAQNRADAIAFGKAFISNPDLVQRIEQNAAWAPWNPDTFYTQGPEGYTDYPFLSEG